The DNA region AGATCGACGCGGCCGCGCAGGCCGCGCAGGCCGCCTTCCCCGCCTGGCGCGACCTGCCGGGCAAGGACCGCCGCGCGCTGTTGCACGGCATCGCCGACGCCATCGTCGCGCGCGCTGAGGAGATTGCCTTCGTTGAGTGCATGGACACCGGGCAATCGCTGCGTTTCATGAGCAAGGCCGCGCTGCGCGGGGCCGCCAACTTCCGCTTCTTTGCCGACCAGGCGCCGGCCGCCCGCGACGGCAAGAGCACCTACGCCCCGGGGCAGATCAACATCTCGTCGCGCAGCCCGATCGGGCCGGTCGGCGTGATCACGCCCTGGAACACCCCGTTCATGCTCAGCACCTGGAAGATCGCACCGGCACTCGCCGCCGGCTGCACCGTGGTGCACAAGCCGGCCGAGCTCTCGCCGTTGAGCGCACGCCTGCTGGTCGAGATCGCGCACGAGGCGGGCTTGCCGGCCGGCGTCTGGAACACCGTCAACGGCATCGGCGAGGAGGCGGGCCGCGCGCTCAGCGAACACCCAGCGATCAAGGCGATTGCCTTCGTCGGCGAGAGCAACACCGGCTCGCATATCATGCGCCAGGGCGCTGACAGCCTCAAACGCGTGCACTTCGAACTCGGCGGCAAGAACCCGGTGGTGGTGTTCGCCGACGCGGACCTCGAGCGCGCCGCGGACGCCGCGGTGTTCATGATCTACTCGCTCAACGGCGAGCGCTGCACCTCCAGCAGCCGTCTGCTGGTCGAACGCTCAGTCCACGACGACTTCTGCGCCCTGGTGGCGAAGAAAGCCGAGAACATCCGGCTCGGCCACCCGCTCGACCCCGAGACGACGATCGGCCCGTTGATCCACCCGGTGCACGAAGACAAGGTGCTCTCGTACATGCAGGTCGCCCGCGACGAGGGTGCAACCATCGCCACCGGCGGCGAGAAGGCGGGGGGCGATCTCGCCGGCGGGTGCTGGGTCAAGCCCACCCTCTTCACCAACGCAAACAACCGCATGCGCATCGCCCAGGAGGAGATCTTCGGGCCGGTGCTGACCGCCATCCCCTTCGACACCGAAGCCGAGGCACTGGCGCTTGCCAACGACGTGCAGTACGGCCTCGCCGGCTACCTCTGGACCTCGGACAGCAACCGCGCCATGCGCTTCTCCGACGGCATGGAAGTCGGCATGGTCTGGGTGAACTCGGAAAACCTGCGCCACCTGCCGACGCCCTTCGGCGGCACCAAGAGCTCCGGCATCGGCCGGGACGGTGGCGATTGGTCCTTCGACTTCTACATGGAAACGAAGAACGTGTGTTTTGCCACCGACGCGCACCGCGTGCCCAAGCTCGGCGGCTGAGGAGAGACGACCATGCCCGTGCCCGCTTTCAATCTCTACCCCGACTTCAACGTCGTCCGCCTGAGTCACATCGAACTGGTGGTCACCGACCTCGCCGCCAGCCGCGCGTTCTACGAAACCACGCTCGGCCTGCAGGTCACCGACGAAACCGACGCCACCGTGTACCTGCGGGCGATGGAAGAACGGGGCCATCATTGCGTTATCTTGACCGAAGGCCCGAAAGCCGAAGTCAACGTCATGGGCTTCAAGGTGTACAGCGAAGACGACCTCGACACCGCTGAGGCGTGGTTCACCGCACGCGGACGGCCGACGGCGTGGGTCGAGCGCCGCTTTCAGGGCCGGACGCTTCGTACCAGCGACAACCTCGGCATGCCGTTGGAGTTCTACCATGCCATGGATCGCCTGCCGCACATCCACCAGCAGTACGCGCTGTACCGCGGCGTGAAACCGCTGCGCATCGACCACTTCAATTGTTTCTCGACCGACGTAGACGCCTCGGTGGCCTTCTACAACGACATGGGCTTTCGGGTGACCGAGTACACCGAGGATGCCGAAAGCCGGAAACTCTGGGCGGCCTGGATGCACCGCAAGGGCGGTGTGCACGACATGGCGTTCACCAACGGGGTTGGCCCGCGCATGCACCACGTCGCCTTCTGGGTACCGACGCCGCTCAACATCATCGACCTGCTCGACCTCATGTCGACCACCGGCTACGTCGACAACATCGAGCGCGGCCCCGGGCGCCACGGCATCTCGAACGCGTTCTTCCTCTACATCCGCGACCCGGACAACCACCGCATCGAGATCTACTGCTCGGACTACCAGACCGTCGACCCGGACCACGAACCGATCGCCTGGGACCTCACCGACCCGCAGCGGCAGACGCTCTGGGGTGCAGCGGCACCGCGTTCCTGGTTCGAGGAGGGCAGCCTTTTTGCCAACACCGGCACCGCCGAACCGCGCCTGCAGGCCAAGCCGATTGTCGCGCCGTGAGCCGACGATCGGTGGTACTGTTTCCGACACGGCTTCTGGCCGGGTGCACACCAGGAAAACCTCGGCATGACTGACTCCCCCGTGGGCAAACGCCCCACTTTCGTGGCCTTCCGGGTCGACGACACCCAGCGTTACGGCCTGCTGACCCCGTCCGGCGTGATTGACCTCTGGTCGCGCCACAAGGCGCAGTGGCAAACCCTGCGCGAAGTGATCCACGACGGTGCACTCGCGCGGCTCGCCGACGAGAGCGCCGGGCTCACGGTCGATTTTGCCGAGACCGACCTCGACTACACCATTCCCGTGCCCTGGCCCGAGAAAATCATCTGCATCGGCGTCAACTACCCCGCGCGCAACGAAGAGTACAAGGACGGGCAGGACGCACCACCCTACCCCTCGATGTTTCCGCGCTTCCCGCGCAGCTTCGTCGGCCACAACCAGCCATTGACCCGGCCGACGGCCTCGGCGCAGCTCGACTACGAAGGGGAAATCGTGATCGTGATCGGCCAGGGCGGCCGGCACATACCGCGCGAGCGCGCCCTCGAGCACATTGCAGCCCTGTCGCTCTGCAACGAGGGCACGCTGCGCGACTGGGTGCGGCACGCCAAGTTCAACGTGACCCAGGGCAAGAACTTCGACGGCAGCGGTGCCATCGGGCCGTGGCTGGTGCCGTTCACGGACGTGTCGCAGCTCGAGGACATCGAGCTGACCACCCACGTCAACGGCGAGCT from Pseudomonadota bacterium includes:
- the hpaE gene encoding 5-carboxymethyl-2-hydroxymuconate semialdehyde dehydrogenase; this encodes MSALDDNLKTADAHLARFRAEGVAHFINGASVGSASGATFESVTPVDLSPLATVAKGDAVEIDAAAQAAQAAFPAWRDLPGKDRRALLHGIADAIVARAEEIAFVECMDTGQSLRFMSKAALRGAANFRFFADQAPAARDGKSTYAPGQINISSRSPIGPVGVITPWNTPFMLSTWKIAPALAAGCTVVHKPAELSPLSARLLVEIAHEAGLPAGVWNTVNGIGEEAGRALSEHPAIKAIAFVGESNTGSHIMRQGADSLKRVHFELGGKNPVVVFADADLERAADAAVFMIYSLNGERCTSSSRLLVERSVHDDFCALVAKKAENIRLGHPLDPETTIGPLIHPVHEDKVLSYMQVARDEGATIATGGEKAGGDLAGGCWVKPTLFTNANNRMRIAQEEIFGPVLTAIPFDTEAEALALANDVQYGLAGYLWTSDSNRAMRFSDGMEVGMVWVNSENLRHLPTPFGGTKSSGIGRDGGDWSFDFYMETKNVCFATDAHRVPKLGG
- a CDS encoding fumarylacetoacetate hydrolase family protein, translating into MTDSPVGKRPTFVAFRVDDTQRYGLLTPSGVIDLWSRHKAQWQTLREVIHDGALARLADESAGLTVDFAETDLDYTIPVPWPEKIICIGVNYPARNEEYKDGQDAPPYPSMFPRFPRSFVGHNQPLTRPTASAQLDYEGEIVIVIGQGGRHIPRERALEHIAALSLCNEGTLRDWVRHAKFNVTQGKNFDGSGAIGPWLVPFTDVSQLEDIELTTHVNGELRQQDRTSRMLFDFSFIINYISTFTTLVPGDVIVTGTPT
- the hpaD gene encoding 3,4-dihydroxyphenylacetate 2,3-dioxygenase is translated as MPVPAFNLYPDFNVVRLSHIELVVTDLAASRAFYETTLGLQVTDETDATVYLRAMEERGHHCVILTEGPKAEVNVMGFKVYSEDDLDTAEAWFTARGRPTAWVERRFQGRTLRTSDNLGMPLEFYHAMDRLPHIHQQYALYRGVKPLRIDHFNCFSTDVDASVAFYNDMGFRVTEYTEDAESRKLWAAWMHRKGGVHDMAFTNGVGPRMHHVAFWVPTPLNIIDLLDLMSTTGYVDNIERGPGRHGISNAFFLYIRDPDNHRIEIYCSDYQTVDPDHEPIAWDLTDPQRQTLWGAAAPRSWFEEGSLFANTGTAEPRLQAKPIVAP